The Cloeon dipterum chromosome 3, ieCloDipt1.1, whole genome shotgun sequence genome includes a region encoding these proteins:
- the LOC135940118 gene encoding pancreatic lipase-related protein 2-like isoform X1, translated as MAPRPPSRSLAALVLALFAASCAAVQRPGSLIGPGGTKYEVTFGPCLLHLNEPCTNSRLKFYHIPSLDEQDHRLLNASDAESLNASQLDADLPTKIIIHGYNGSLYYEPTFKIAKAYLSEGGSNVVVLDWRAYSNMPCYPSAVLNTWQAGRCTAEVLQHLAKWSGAPRRFFFDLHIIGFSLGAHVAGFASAYLKPFRIGRITGLDPALPFFASLSRSWKLDANDARFVDVIHTNVGVLGKIDSTGHADFYVNGGTLQPACNNSHRPLCNHLLAPAYFAESISRKARGFYGFPCQSVLYFALGWCEEKRSVKNAVQMGEHCPKSTRGVYFVNTGWESPYGLGLDPLLADQPEAEETPTSTESIFTTKQDSQELPVTTLQTQGNTLHPTGFPIFLKKL; from the exons ATGGCCCCGCGGCCCCCGAGCAGGTCCCTTGCTGCCCTCGTCCTCGCAC TGTTTGCGGCAAGCTGCGCCGCGGTGCAGCGACCTGGAAGCCTGATTGGGCCCGGCGGCACCAAGTACGAGGTCACCTTCGGACCGTGCCTGCTGCACCTGAACGAACCCTGCACAAACTCCAGGCTGAAGTTCTACCACATTCCGAG CCTGGACGAGCAGGACCACCGTCTGCTGAACGCGTCGGACGCAGAGTCGCTGAACGCGAGCCAACTCGACGCTGACCTGCCCACCAAAATCATAATTCACGGCTACAACGGCTCGCTCTACTACGAACCCACCTTCAAAATCGCCAAAG CATACCTGTCGGAGGGCGGCTCGAACGTGGTAGTCTTGGACTGGCGAGCGTACTCGAACATGCCGTGCTACCCAAGCGCGGTGCTCAACACTTGGCAGGCTGGCCGGTGCACTGCTGAGGTACTGCAGCACCTAGCCAAGTGGAGCGGCGCTCCCCGCAGGTTTTTCTTCGATTTACACATCATTGGCTTCAGCCTCGGCGCCCACGTGGCCGGCTTTGCAAGCGCTTACCTCAAACCCTTCAGGATCGGAAGGATAACag GGCTGGACCCAGCGTTGCCTTTCTTTGCGTCGTTGAGTCGGTCGTGGAAGCTGGACGCGAACGACGCTCGCTTTGTCGACGTAATCCACACGAACGTCGGCGTGCTAGGCAAGATTGACAGCACGGGCCACGCAGACTTCTACGTCAACGGTGGCACCTTGCAACCCGCGTGCAACAACA GTCATAGGCCGCTGTGCAACCACCTGCTGGCGCCTGCTTACTTCGCTGAGTCAATTTCAAGGAAGGCGCGCGGCTTTTACGGCTTTCCGTGCCAGAGTGTCCTTTACTTCGCGCTCGGCTGGTGCGAAGAGAAACGCTCAGTCAAGAACGCCGTCCAAATGGGTGAACACTGTCCTAAAAG TACAAGAGGCGTTTACTTTGTGAACACGGGTTGGGAATCGCCGTATGGCCTCGGACTGGACCCTTTGCTCGCTGACCAACCGGAGGCGGAAGAGACGCCGACATCCACGGAATCCATCTTTACCACGAAACAGGATTCACAGGAATTACCAGTGACGACACTCCAAACGCAGGGAAATACGCTGCATCCGACTGGTTTCcccatttttttgaaaaagttgtga
- the LOC135940117 gene encoding uncharacterized protein LOC135940117 isoform X1, translated as MRHFMSTKFSEIIRTDFNGPSKKLVKIGNSKYKFPKEKATFTEAKKICEKDNMDVASFNDPAEASKISEYLNYIGLSDSPVFASLATSIGSTALMNWGQDTPPGGAGTCLVQEGGQMYNASCNQKANFACEERPLPDGVTTTIGPDSLASIEDAVLNFVGGKNILVPKEKATVAQAESMCAGQGLQLMSLDSIAEMDSVQDFLGDIGKCLTPLQSSIFRNFSGLSTSTVLTSLKKVTDGGSNWLGDLASAFMPNPEPTKDGECTGLSSLGLVGLSCDTVSNFVCQAPEPEGSSTNVAVKSGGTTTQPAPEELAPAVPEETVADPSPDEPTTEAAAGSAAGVTKADSTTVSASAKSSSSSTASTAASDSTVSFGSTTTGSTKTTGTAETSGPTVSSTNTPPLTANTNNDSSITFYLSNETATYDEAVTKCESMGMMLFVAECSTQYTRLINETQSSPDRQNASYLIALKKINDSFQNPDSTESQPLQEIKNGSGECVSVRGGDYYTTPCEEKSNFACEQMANHSGIKYSVYGRYFVPMGISLTNCEANAYCSSFNANATLTFIDTAFEHANELYFLLKNISLDMTDVHVHNGTSNGTEAAWKYLKDNKQLLDWRSGSPNYNKGLCVASNNVLIHSVECDQSLPFICEIQTPVYPDYSIGYYGKDVTISGFPINYDYAEKWCRTVYSDGFMCPTTFELIRDKLQSSANKGALKNPDVIALGLRNSNSGWKWYINKPFFNSLVNWNSTPGSGTDADCAGIGATESAAVVFPCSEPKRVICY; from the exons ATGAGACATTTTATGTCTacgaaattttcagaaatcaTCAGAACCGATTTTaatg GCCCATCTAAAAAACTGGTGAAAATCGGCAATtctaaatacaaatttccCAAAGAGAAG GCTACGTTCACCGAAGCCAAGAAGATCTGCGAAAAGGACAACATGGACGTGGCTTCCTTTAACGACCCTGCTGAAGCCAGCAAAATATCTGAATACCTTAATTATATAG GTCTTTCGGACAGTCCAGTATTTGCGTCCCTGGCAACCAGTATAGGCTCGACGGCCCTGATGAACTGGGGTCAAGACACACCACCTGGCGGGGCAGGCACGTGCCTAGTGCAGGAGGGCGGCCAGATGTACAACGCTTCGTGCAACCAGAAGGCAAATTTCGCGTGTGAGGAAAGGCCCCTGCCTGACGGTGTCACCACTACTAT CGGCCCGGACTCTCTGGCGTCCATCGAGGATG CTGTGCTCAATTTCGTTGGCGGCAAAAATATCCTGGTGCCGAAAGAGAAGGCGACAGTGGCGCAAGCGGAGAGCATGTGCGCCGGCCAGGGTCTGCAGCTCATGTCCCTGGACTCGATCGCGGAGATGGATTCCGTGCAGGACTTCCTCGGCGACATAGGCAAGTGCCTCACTCCCCTTCAGTCTTcgattttcaggaatttttcagGCTTGTCGACCAGCACGGTGCTGACATCGCTGAAGAAGGTGACAGATGGAGGATCCAACTGGCTGGGTGACCTAGCCTCCGCCTTCATGCCCAACCCTGAGCCCACCAAGGACGGAGAGTGCACTGGCCTCAGTTCGCTTGGACTTGTCGGACTCTCTTGCGACACCGTGTCCAATTTTGTGTGTCAGGCACCAGAGCCAGAAGGTTCTTCTACCAACGTTGCGGTAAAAAG TGGAGGAACCACAACCCAACCAG cTCCGGAGGAACTTGCACCAGCAGTGCCAGAAGAGACGGTCGCGGATCCGAGCCCAGACGA ACCTACAACagaagctgctgctggctcAGCAGCGGGTGTAACCAAGGCAGATTCGACAACAGTTTCGGCAAGTGCGAAAAGTAGTTCAAGTTCTACTGCATCGACAGCTGCCAGTGATAGCACGGTTTCATTTGGATCCACAACAACAGGAAGCACCAAAACAACCGGCACAGCAGAAACATCAGGGCCGACTGTGTCATCAACCAATACCCCGCCGTTGACAG CTAACACGAATAACGATTCGTCAATTACGTTCTATCTATCGAACGAAACG GCGACATACGACGAAGCTGTCACGAAGTGCGAGTCTATGGGCATGATGCTTTTTGTCGCCGAGTGTTCCACACAGTACACAAGGCTAATAAACGAAACTCAGTCTTCTCCAG ACCGACAAAATGCATCGTACCTGATCGCTTTAAAAAAGATCAACGATAGTTTCCAAAATCCTGACAGCACTGAGAGCCAACCtctgcaagaaataaaaaacgggTCTGGCGAATGCGTGTCCGTCCGTGGGGGTGATTACTACACGACTCCTTGCGAAGAAAAGTCCAACTTTGCCTGCGAACAAAT GGCTAACCACTCAggaa TCAAGTACTCAGTTTATGGACGATACTTTGTTCCAATGGGCATTTCA TTAACTAACTGTGAAGCAAACGCCTACTGCTCCAGCTTTAATGCTAATGCCACACTGACCTTCATCGACACAGCTTTTGAACACGCCAATGAGCTATActttttgcttaaaaacaTTT CCCTGGATATGACTGACGTGCATGTGCACAATGGAACGTCCAACGGTACCGAGGCAGCGTGGAAGTACCTTAAGGACAACAAGCAGCTGCTCGACTGGAGGAGCGGAAGCCCCAATTACAATAAGGGCCTGTGCGTCGCCTCTAACAACGTTCTCATCCACAGCGTTGAGTGCGACCAAAGCTTGCCTTTCATTTGTGAAAT TCAAACGCCAGTTTATCCTGACTATTCGATTGGGTACTACGGGAAAGACGTCACCATATCTGGTTTTCCg ATAAACTACGACTACGCGGAGAAGTGGTGTCGGACGGTGTACTCGGATGGTTTCATGTGTCCTACCACGTTTGAATTAATCAGAGACAAACTGCAGTCAAGCGCTAACAAAGGAG cgCTGAAAAATCCAGACGTGATCGCCTTGGGTCTACGGAACTCAAATAGTGGCTGGAAATGGTACATAAATAAGCCCTTTTTCAATAGCCTCGTCAACTGGAATTCAACGCCTGGCAGCGGCACTGACGCCGACTGCGCGGGCATTGGTGCCACCGAATCCGCCGCTGTGGTTTTCCCCTGTTCTGAGCCAAAACGGGTTATATGTTATTGA
- the LOC135940118 gene encoding phospholipase A1 member A-like isoform X2 — protein sequence MAPRPPSRSLAALVLALFAASCAAVQRPGSLIGPGGTKYEVTFGPCLLHLNEPCTNSRLKFYHIPSLDEQDHRLLNASDAESLNASQLDADLPTKIIIHGYNGSLYYEPTFKIAKAYLSEGGSNVVVLDWRAYSNMPCYPSAVLNTWQAGRCTAEVLQHLAKWSGAPRRFFFDLHIIGFSLGAHVAGFASAYLKPFRIGRITGLDPALPFFASLSRSWKLDANDARFVDVIHTNVGVLGKIDSTGHADFYVNGGTLQPACNNT from the exons ATGGCCCCGCGGCCCCCGAGCAGGTCCCTTGCTGCCCTCGTCCTCGCAC TGTTTGCGGCAAGCTGCGCCGCGGTGCAGCGACCTGGAAGCCTGATTGGGCCCGGCGGCACCAAGTACGAGGTCACCTTCGGACCGTGCCTGCTGCACCTGAACGAACCCTGCACAAACTCCAGGCTGAAGTTCTACCACATTCCGAG CCTGGACGAGCAGGACCACCGTCTGCTGAACGCGTCGGACGCAGAGTCGCTGAACGCGAGCCAACTCGACGCTGACCTGCCCACCAAAATCATAATTCACGGCTACAACGGCTCGCTCTACTACGAACCCACCTTCAAAATCGCCAAAG CATACCTGTCGGAGGGCGGCTCGAACGTGGTAGTCTTGGACTGGCGAGCGTACTCGAACATGCCGTGCTACCCAAGCGCGGTGCTCAACACTTGGCAGGCTGGCCGGTGCACTGCTGAGGTACTGCAGCACCTAGCCAAGTGGAGCGGCGCTCCCCGCAGGTTTTTCTTCGATTTACACATCATTGGCTTCAGCCTCGGCGCCCACGTGGCCGGCTTTGCAAGCGCTTACCTCAAACCCTTCAGGATCGGAAGGATAACag GGCTGGACCCAGCGTTGCCTTTCTTTGCGTCGTTGAGTCGGTCGTGGAAGCTGGACGCGAACGACGCTCGCTTTGTCGACGTAATCCACACGAACGTCGGCGTGCTAGGCAAGATTGACAGCACGGGCCACGCAGACTTCTACGTCAACGGTGGCACCTTGCAACCCGCGTGCAACAACA CATAA
- the LOC135940117 gene encoding uncharacterized protein LOC135940117 isoform X2: MRHFMSTKFSEIIRTDFNGPSKKLVKIGNSKYKFPKEKATFTEAKKICEKDNMDVASFNDPAEASKISEYLNYIGLSDSPVFASLATSIGSTALMNWGQDTPPGGAGTCLVQEGGQMYNASCNQKANFACEERPLPDGVTTTIGPDSLASIEDAVLNFVGGKNILVPKEKATVAQAESMCAGQGLQLMSLDSIAEMDSVQDFLGDIGLSTSTVLTSLKKVTDGGSNWLGDLASAFMPNPEPTKDGECTGLSSLGLVGLSCDTVSNFVCQAPEPEGSSTNVAVKSGGTTTQPAPEELAPAVPEETVADPSPDEPTTEAAAGSAAGVTKADSTTVSASAKSSSSSTASTAASDSTVSFGSTTTGSTKTTGTAETSGPTVSSTNTPPLTANTNNDSSITFYLSNETATYDEAVTKCESMGMMLFVAECSTQYTRLINETQSSPDRQNASYLIALKKINDSFQNPDSTESQPLQEIKNGSGECVSVRGGDYYTTPCEEKSNFACEQMANHSGIKYSVYGRYFVPMGISLTNCEANAYCSSFNANATLTFIDTAFEHANELYFLLKNISLDMTDVHVHNGTSNGTEAAWKYLKDNKQLLDWRSGSPNYNKGLCVASNNVLIHSVECDQSLPFICEIQTPVYPDYSIGYYGKDVTISGFPINYDYAEKWCRTVYSDGFMCPTTFELIRDKLQSSANKGALKNPDVIALGLRNSNSGWKWYINKPFFNSLVNWNSTPGSGTDADCAGIGATESAAVVFPCSEPKRVICY; the protein is encoded by the exons ATGAGACATTTTATGTCTacgaaattttcagaaatcaTCAGAACCGATTTTaatg GCCCATCTAAAAAACTGGTGAAAATCGGCAATtctaaatacaaatttccCAAAGAGAAG GCTACGTTCACCGAAGCCAAGAAGATCTGCGAAAAGGACAACATGGACGTGGCTTCCTTTAACGACCCTGCTGAAGCCAGCAAAATATCTGAATACCTTAATTATATAG GTCTTTCGGACAGTCCAGTATTTGCGTCCCTGGCAACCAGTATAGGCTCGACGGCCCTGATGAACTGGGGTCAAGACACACCACCTGGCGGGGCAGGCACGTGCCTAGTGCAGGAGGGCGGCCAGATGTACAACGCTTCGTGCAACCAGAAGGCAAATTTCGCGTGTGAGGAAAGGCCCCTGCCTGACGGTGTCACCACTACTAT CGGCCCGGACTCTCTGGCGTCCATCGAGGATG CTGTGCTCAATTTCGTTGGCGGCAAAAATATCCTGGTGCCGAAAGAGAAGGCGACAGTGGCGCAAGCGGAGAGCATGTGCGCCGGCCAGGGTCTGCAGCTCATGTCCCTGGACTCGATCGCGGAGATGGATTCCGTGCAGGACTTCCTCGGCGACATAG GCTTGTCGACCAGCACGGTGCTGACATCGCTGAAGAAGGTGACAGATGGAGGATCCAACTGGCTGGGTGACCTAGCCTCCGCCTTCATGCCCAACCCTGAGCCCACCAAGGACGGAGAGTGCACTGGCCTCAGTTCGCTTGGACTTGTCGGACTCTCTTGCGACACCGTGTCCAATTTTGTGTGTCAGGCACCAGAGCCAGAAGGTTCTTCTACCAACGTTGCGGTAAAAAG TGGAGGAACCACAACCCAACCAG cTCCGGAGGAACTTGCACCAGCAGTGCCAGAAGAGACGGTCGCGGATCCGAGCCCAGACGA ACCTACAACagaagctgctgctggctcAGCAGCGGGTGTAACCAAGGCAGATTCGACAACAGTTTCGGCAAGTGCGAAAAGTAGTTCAAGTTCTACTGCATCGACAGCTGCCAGTGATAGCACGGTTTCATTTGGATCCACAACAACAGGAAGCACCAAAACAACCGGCACAGCAGAAACATCAGGGCCGACTGTGTCATCAACCAATACCCCGCCGTTGACAG CTAACACGAATAACGATTCGTCAATTACGTTCTATCTATCGAACGAAACG GCGACATACGACGAAGCTGTCACGAAGTGCGAGTCTATGGGCATGATGCTTTTTGTCGCCGAGTGTTCCACACAGTACACAAGGCTAATAAACGAAACTCAGTCTTCTCCAG ACCGACAAAATGCATCGTACCTGATCGCTTTAAAAAAGATCAACGATAGTTTCCAAAATCCTGACAGCACTGAGAGCCAACCtctgcaagaaataaaaaacgggTCTGGCGAATGCGTGTCCGTCCGTGGGGGTGATTACTACACGACTCCTTGCGAAGAAAAGTCCAACTTTGCCTGCGAACAAAT GGCTAACCACTCAggaa TCAAGTACTCAGTTTATGGACGATACTTTGTTCCAATGGGCATTTCA TTAACTAACTGTGAAGCAAACGCCTACTGCTCCAGCTTTAATGCTAATGCCACACTGACCTTCATCGACACAGCTTTTGAACACGCCAATGAGCTATActttttgcttaaaaacaTTT CCCTGGATATGACTGACGTGCATGTGCACAATGGAACGTCCAACGGTACCGAGGCAGCGTGGAAGTACCTTAAGGACAACAAGCAGCTGCTCGACTGGAGGAGCGGAAGCCCCAATTACAATAAGGGCCTGTGCGTCGCCTCTAACAACGTTCTCATCCACAGCGTTGAGTGCGACCAAAGCTTGCCTTTCATTTGTGAAAT TCAAACGCCAGTTTATCCTGACTATTCGATTGGGTACTACGGGAAAGACGTCACCATATCTGGTTTTCCg ATAAACTACGACTACGCGGAGAAGTGGTGTCGGACGGTGTACTCGGATGGTTTCATGTGTCCTACCACGTTTGAATTAATCAGAGACAAACTGCAGTCAAGCGCTAACAAAGGAG cgCTGAAAAATCCAGACGTGATCGCCTTGGGTCTACGGAACTCAAATAGTGGCTGGAAATGGTACATAAATAAGCCCTTTTTCAATAGCCTCGTCAACTGGAATTCAACGCCTGGCAGCGGCACTGACGCCGACTGCGCGGGCATTGGTGCCACCGAATCCGCCGCTGTGGTTTTCCCCTGTTCTGAGCCAAAACGGGTTATATGTTATTGA
- the LOC135940117 gene encoding uncharacterized protein LOC135940117 isoform X3 — protein MRHFMSTKFSEIIRTDFNGPSKKLVKIGNSKYKFPKEKATFTEAKKICEKDNMDVASFNDPAEASKISEYLNYIGLSDSPVFASLATSIGSTALMNWGQDTPPGGAGTCLVQEGGQMYNASCNQKANFACEERPLPDGVTTTIGPDSLASIEDAVLNFVGGKNILVPKEKATVAQAESMCAGQGLQLMSLDSIAEMDSVQDFLGDIGKCLTPLQSSIFRNFSGLSTSTVLTSLKKVTDGGSNWLGDLASAFMPNPEPTKDGECTGLSSLGLVGLSCDTVSNFVCQAPEPEGSSTNVAVKSGGTTTQPAPEELAPAVPEETVADPSPDEPTTEAAAGSAAGVTKADSTTVSASAKSSSSSTASTAASDSTVSFGSTTTGSTKTTGTAETSGPTVSSTNTPPLTANTNNDSSITFYLSNETATYDEAVTKCESMGMMLFVAECSTQYTRLINETQSSPDRQNASYLIALKKINDSFQNPDSTESQPLQEIKNGSGECVSVRGGDYYTTPCEEKSNFACEQMANHSGIKYSVYGRYFVPMGISLTNCEANAYCSSFNANATLTFIDTAFEHANELYFLLKNISLDMTDVHVHNGTSNGTEAAWKYLKDNKQLLDWRSGSPNYNKGLCVASNNVLIHSVECDQSLPFICEIAEKSRRDRLGSTELK, from the exons ATGAGACATTTTATGTCTacgaaattttcagaaatcaTCAGAACCGATTTTaatg GCCCATCTAAAAAACTGGTGAAAATCGGCAATtctaaatacaaatttccCAAAGAGAAG GCTACGTTCACCGAAGCCAAGAAGATCTGCGAAAAGGACAACATGGACGTGGCTTCCTTTAACGACCCTGCTGAAGCCAGCAAAATATCTGAATACCTTAATTATATAG GTCTTTCGGACAGTCCAGTATTTGCGTCCCTGGCAACCAGTATAGGCTCGACGGCCCTGATGAACTGGGGTCAAGACACACCACCTGGCGGGGCAGGCACGTGCCTAGTGCAGGAGGGCGGCCAGATGTACAACGCTTCGTGCAACCAGAAGGCAAATTTCGCGTGTGAGGAAAGGCCCCTGCCTGACGGTGTCACCACTACTAT CGGCCCGGACTCTCTGGCGTCCATCGAGGATG CTGTGCTCAATTTCGTTGGCGGCAAAAATATCCTGGTGCCGAAAGAGAAGGCGACAGTGGCGCAAGCGGAGAGCATGTGCGCCGGCCAGGGTCTGCAGCTCATGTCCCTGGACTCGATCGCGGAGATGGATTCCGTGCAGGACTTCCTCGGCGACATAGGCAAGTGCCTCACTCCCCTTCAGTCTTcgattttcaggaatttttcagGCTTGTCGACCAGCACGGTGCTGACATCGCTGAAGAAGGTGACAGATGGAGGATCCAACTGGCTGGGTGACCTAGCCTCCGCCTTCATGCCCAACCCTGAGCCCACCAAGGACGGAGAGTGCACTGGCCTCAGTTCGCTTGGACTTGTCGGACTCTCTTGCGACACCGTGTCCAATTTTGTGTGTCAGGCACCAGAGCCAGAAGGTTCTTCTACCAACGTTGCGGTAAAAAG TGGAGGAACCACAACCCAACCAG cTCCGGAGGAACTTGCACCAGCAGTGCCAGAAGAGACGGTCGCGGATCCGAGCCCAGACGA ACCTACAACagaagctgctgctggctcAGCAGCGGGTGTAACCAAGGCAGATTCGACAACAGTTTCGGCAAGTGCGAAAAGTAGTTCAAGTTCTACTGCATCGACAGCTGCCAGTGATAGCACGGTTTCATTTGGATCCACAACAACAGGAAGCACCAAAACAACCGGCACAGCAGAAACATCAGGGCCGACTGTGTCATCAACCAATACCCCGCCGTTGACAG CTAACACGAATAACGATTCGTCAATTACGTTCTATCTATCGAACGAAACG GCGACATACGACGAAGCTGTCACGAAGTGCGAGTCTATGGGCATGATGCTTTTTGTCGCCGAGTGTTCCACACAGTACACAAGGCTAATAAACGAAACTCAGTCTTCTCCAG ACCGACAAAATGCATCGTACCTGATCGCTTTAAAAAAGATCAACGATAGTTTCCAAAATCCTGACAGCACTGAGAGCCAACCtctgcaagaaataaaaaacgggTCTGGCGAATGCGTGTCCGTCCGTGGGGGTGATTACTACACGACTCCTTGCGAAGAAAAGTCCAACTTTGCCTGCGAACAAAT GGCTAACCACTCAggaa TCAAGTACTCAGTTTATGGACGATACTTTGTTCCAATGGGCATTTCA TTAACTAACTGTGAAGCAAACGCCTACTGCTCCAGCTTTAATGCTAATGCCACACTGACCTTCATCGACACAGCTTTTGAACACGCCAATGAGCTATActttttgcttaaaaacaTTT CCCTGGATATGACTGACGTGCATGTGCACAATGGAACGTCCAACGGTACCGAGGCAGCGTGGAAGTACCTTAAGGACAACAAGCAGCTGCTCGACTGGAGGAGCGGAAGCCCCAATTACAATAAGGGCCTGTGCGTCGCCTCTAACAACGTTCTCATCCACAGCGTTGAGTGCGACCAAAGCTTGCCTTTCATTTGTGAAAT cgCTGAAAAATCCAGACGTGATCGCCTTGGGTCTACGGAACTCAAATAG